A window of Ruania suaedae contains these coding sequences:
- a CDS encoding HAD family hydrolase → MASPSPQTLADLGLPAHVRACLFDLDGVLTRTATLHFAAWKTTFDAILSERGLPEFTEADYAAYVDGRRRYDGVRTFLASRDIHPGEGTPQDPPEAGTVCGIGNRKDADVRRILEERGVETFPGSVAYLEAVRAAGIPAAVVTASANAVAVLTAAGLIDLFDHRIDGVVAAERSLPGKPAPDTFLAGAEALDVSPGAAVVIEDAIAGVQAGRAGEFGYVIGVDRLGHADALAEAGADIVVADLAELMPDRSSLEQPPTAPAASTVEETR, encoded by the coding sequence ATGGCCTCCCCCTCCCCCCAGACCCTTGCCGACCTGGGCCTGCCCGCACACGTGCGCGCGTGCCTGTTCGACCTCGACGGCGTCCTCACCCGGACCGCCACCCTGCACTTCGCCGCGTGGAAGACCACCTTCGACGCGATCCTCTCCGAGCGCGGGCTGCCCGAGTTCACCGAGGCCGACTACGCCGCCTACGTGGACGGGCGCCGGCGCTACGACGGCGTCCGCACCTTCCTCGCCTCCCGCGACATCCACCCCGGGGAGGGCACCCCGCAGGACCCGCCCGAGGCCGGGACCGTCTGCGGGATCGGCAACCGCAAGGACGCCGACGTGCGCCGCATCCTCGAGGAGCGCGGCGTGGAGACCTTCCCCGGCTCGGTGGCCTATCTCGAGGCCGTCCGGGCCGCCGGGATCCCGGCTGCCGTGGTCACCGCGTCCGCCAACGCCGTGGCGGTGCTGACCGCTGCCGGACTGATCGACCTGTTCGATCACCGGATCGACGGCGTGGTCGCGGCCGAGCGCTCGCTACCCGGCAAGCCCGCCCCCGACACCTTCCTCGCCGGCGCCGAGGCGCTCGACGTCTCCCCCGGCGCCGCCGTGGTGATCGAGGATGCGATCGCCGGCGTCCAGGCCGGCCGCGCCGGCGAGTTCGGGTACGTCATCGGAGTGGACCGCCTCGGGCATGCCGACGCCCTCGCCGAGGCCGGGGCCGACATCGTCGTGGCCGACCTGGCCGAGCTGATGCCCGACCGGTCCTCACTCGAGCAGCCGCCCACCGCACCCGCTGCGTCGACCGTCGAGGAGACCCGATGA
- a CDS encoding BCCT family transporter — translation MTEETRESSGTLDRWARALGLRTNPTIFFVSAGLMVLFLALLLAFPDQTGRVFTAGREWVVTNLGWFFILGVSVWLIFLVGLAVSRFGRMRLGSDDDKPEYRNLSWFAMLFAGGIGTILMFWGVAEPISHFTEPPRADVVPYSPEAAEDAMGFSIFHFGLHTWTIFTLPGLAFAFFVYRYKLPMRVSSVFYPILRDRIYGPIGKTIDIFAILGTLFGVAVSVGLGTQQINAGLAELIGAPDSVLVKVIIIAVLTAVAVTSIVAGLDNGIKRLSNINIGAAVGLMVFVLVTGSTVFLLRQIIESVGIYATSIIPLSFWNDAMAQYTDPEGWGWQASWTVFYWAWTVTWAPFMGIFLARISKGRTIRQFVVGVLVAPTLFTVVWFSIFGWSAMDIDGIGGSGGDLSQLVVGEENIPGAMFEFFANFPAATLVQGLAVVIVAIFFATSSDSASLVVDMLCTGDAGSGPVRQRVFWGVAEGMLAASLIVVAGEAGLTALQEVITVVGLPIFILVFVMAFALFRGVQESAKAERVTEPARAPARPALRRRPK, via the coding sequence ATGACCGAGGAGACCCGCGAATCTTCAGGAACGCTCGACCGCTGGGCGCGCGCTCTCGGCCTTCGCACCAACCCGACGATCTTCTTCGTCTCGGCCGGGCTCATGGTGCTCTTCCTCGCGCTGCTGCTGGCCTTTCCCGACCAGACCGGGCGGGTCTTCACCGCCGGGCGTGAGTGGGTGGTCACCAACCTCGGCTGGTTCTTCATCCTCGGTGTCTCGGTCTGGCTGATCTTCCTCGTCGGGCTCGCCGTCAGCCGATTCGGGAGGATGCGCCTCGGCAGTGACGACGACAAGCCCGAGTACCGCAACCTCTCCTGGTTCGCGATGCTCTTCGCCGGCGGCATCGGCACCATCCTGATGTTCTGGGGCGTCGCCGAGCCGATCTCGCACTTCACCGAGCCGCCGCGGGCGGACGTGGTGCCCTACTCGCCCGAGGCCGCCGAGGACGCGATGGGCTTCTCGATCTTCCACTTCGGACTGCACACCTGGACGATCTTCACGCTGCCGGGGCTGGCGTTCGCGTTCTTCGTCTACCGGTACAAGCTCCCGATGCGGGTGAGCTCGGTGTTCTACCCGATCCTGCGGGACCGGATCTACGGCCCGATCGGCAAGACGATCGACATCTTCGCCATCCTCGGCACGTTGTTCGGGGTCGCGGTCTCGGTGGGCCTGGGAACCCAGCAGATCAATGCCGGGCTCGCCGAGCTGATCGGAGCCCCGGACTCGGTGCTGGTGAAGGTGATCATCATCGCGGTCCTGACCGCGGTCGCCGTCACCTCGATCGTGGCGGGCCTGGACAACGGCATCAAGCGCCTGTCGAACATCAACATCGGAGCCGCAGTCGGGCTGATGGTGTTCGTGCTGGTGACCGGGTCCACCGTCTTCCTGCTGCGGCAGATCATCGAGTCCGTCGGCATCTACGCCACCTCGATCATCCCGCTGTCCTTCTGGAACGACGCGATGGCCCAGTACACCGACCCCGAGGGGTGGGGCTGGCAGGCCAGCTGGACGGTCTTCTACTGGGCCTGGACCGTGACCTGGGCGCCGTTCATGGGGATCTTCCTGGCCCGCATCTCCAAGGGCCGCACGATCCGGCAGTTCGTGGTTGGGGTGCTGGTGGCGCCGACCCTGTTCACCGTGGTGTGGTTCTCGATCTTCGGCTGGTCCGCGATGGACATCGACGGGATCGGCGGCAGCGGCGGCGACCTCTCGCAACTGGTGGTGGGCGAGGAGAACATCCCCGGGGCGATGTTCGAGTTCTTCGCCAACTTCCCCGCCGCAACGCTGGTCCAGGGCCTGGCCGTGGTGATCGTGGCCATCTTCTTCGCCACCTCCTCCGACTCGGCCTCACTGGTGGTGGACATGCTCTGCACCGGCGACGCCGGCTCGGGCCCGGTCCGCCAGCGGGTCTTCTGGGGTGTGGCCGAGGGCATGCTGGCCGCCTCGCTCATCGTCGTCGCCGGTGAGGCCGGGCTGACGGCGCTGCAGGAAGTCATCACCGTGGTGGGCCTGCCCATCTTCATCCTGGTCTTCGTGATGGCCTTCGCGCTGTTCCGGGGGGTTCAGGAGTCGGCCAAGGCGGAGCGGGTCACCGAACCGGCTCGCGCGCCGGCACGGCCCGCGCTGCGGCGGCGCCCGAAGTGA
- a CDS encoding substrate-binding domain-containing protein: MLPTERRAQLLRELRVHGAVRTEEFAMRVGSSGMTVRRDLADLEQAGLLRRVHGGAEAPGEPSAPRGSAPVATIGMVVPSATYYFPDVIRGARAAVAAAGSRMILAVSDYSQAREREQIGRLLARGVDGLLVAPASHATADPETYELLAGAPAAVVVLERSLEASPWEGELDVVRCDHDVGGRLSATHLLQTGCTRLLVATRAGPTAPLVRAGVRRVVEEAGLGMETVTLPPADAPGSVVAEAMADLVGRARSGAIDGVVVVPDEVAIGLVDLAEDAGVRVPQDLAVIAYDDEVAALCATPLTAIAPPRHDAGEAGAQLCLRRVLSRLRSGEPRAWSSLALSPTLRVRATTRG; the protein is encoded by the coding sequence ATGCTCCCGACCGAGCGTCGTGCCCAGCTGCTACGGGAGCTGCGTGTGCACGGGGCCGTGCGCACCGAGGAGTTCGCGATGCGGGTCGGCTCCTCCGGGATGACGGTCCGGCGTGATCTCGCCGACCTCGAGCAGGCGGGCCTGCTGCGGCGCGTCCACGGTGGCGCCGAGGCGCCCGGCGAGCCGTCCGCTCCGCGCGGGAGTGCGCCGGTGGCGACGATCGGGATGGTGGTGCCCTCGGCCACGTACTACTTCCCGGACGTGATCCGCGGGGCCCGGGCGGCGGTCGCCGCCGCCGGCAGCCGGATGATCCTCGCCGTCTCGGACTACTCCCAGGCGCGCGAGCGCGAACAGATCGGGCGTCTGCTCGCCCGCGGCGTGGACGGGCTGCTCGTCGCGCCCGCCTCCCACGCCACCGCCGACCCGGAGACCTACGAGCTGCTCGCCGGGGCACCCGCCGCCGTCGTGGTGCTCGAGCGCAGCCTCGAGGCCTCTCCCTGGGAGGGCGAGCTCGACGTGGTCCGCTGCGACCACGACGTCGGCGGTCGGCTGTCGGCCACGCACCTGCTGCAGACCGGCTGCACCCGGCTGCTGGTGGCCACCCGGGCCGGCCCGACGGCACCGCTGGTCCGGGCGGGTGTACGCCGCGTGGTCGAGGAGGCCGGGCTGGGTATGGAGACGGTGACGCTCCCCCCGGCGGATGCCCCCGGGTCGGTGGTGGCCGAGGCGATGGCGGATCTGGTCGGGCGGGCCCGCTCCGGCGCGATCGACGGAGTGGTGGTGGTCCCGGACGAGGTGGCCATCGGCCTGGTGGACCTCGCCGAGGACGCCGGCGTCCGGGTGCCGCAGGACCTGGCCGTGATCGCCTACGACGACGAGGTGGCCGCGCTCTGCGCGACCCCGCTCACGGCCATCGCCCCGCCTCGCCACGACGCCGGGGAGGCCGGTGCCCAGTTGTGCCTGCGCCGGGTGCTCTCCCGGCTGCGCTCCGGCGAGCCCCGGGCCTGGTCGAGCCTGGCGCTCTCGCCGACGTTGCGGGTACGGGCGACGACACGGGGGTAG